A stretch of Bacillus pseudomycoides DNA encodes these proteins:
- a CDS encoding spore germination protein translates to MTKFLKRLKYRGNPKSFSIRDNTHFRKKNIEDSLLDADISKNIADIQNVFRQAPDLVIRRFQMTADGLEAALVYLSGLTDKQLIQNHVLNPLMNSVFDTNKELPITLGHIKIINTWSQIENAIFGGDSVLLIQGRATAHQLDTKGWPQRNIEDAHNEIALKGAHQGFTETGNNNIAMIRRYIPHRELMIKEIIIGIRSKTRISILYLKDVASEDVLKELETRIQDITVDAVESTGELIEFIEDNPYSPFPQFMLTERPDAAVSHILQGRFVVVVDHSPSVLIAPTNFISFFQGIDDYGTRWLVASSIRILRFFAFMIALFLPASYVAFISFNFEVIPVELFLSIAESRTRVPFSPVMEALLMEMTLEMMREGALRLPTPIGQTVGIVGGIIIGQAAVQAGIVSNIMIIVVAVTAIASFIIPNYDMGAAVRLLRFPMMLSAALFGIVGLVIGWMTLIAHLISLESLGTPYGTPLAPFRFADMKDAFVRFPLWAMRSRPKGTGAIQSIRQGKNHNKR, encoded by the coding sequence ATGACTAAATTTCTGAAACGGTTAAAATATAGGGGCAATCCTAAGTCATTTTCAATACGAGACAATACTCATTTTCGGAAAAAAAATATAGAGGACTCCCTCTTAGACGCTGATATATCAAAAAACATAGCTGATATTCAAAATGTATTTCGTCAAGCACCTGATTTAGTGATTCGTCGGTTTCAAATGACAGCAGATGGATTAGAAGCAGCTTTAGTGTATTTGTCTGGATTAACAGATAAACAATTGATTCAAAATCACGTTCTAAATCCTTTAATGAATAGTGTTTTTGATACCAATAAGGAACTTCCAATTACATTAGGACATATTAAAATTATTAATACGTGGAGTCAGATTGAAAATGCTATTTTTGGAGGAGATAGTGTTTTATTAATCCAGGGCCGAGCAACAGCACATCAATTGGATACGAAAGGATGGCCACAAAGAAATATTGAAGATGCTCATAACGAAATAGCTCTGAAAGGTGCGCATCAAGGATTTACAGAAACCGGAAATAATAATATCGCAATGATTCGAAGATATATTCCTCATCGCGAATTAATGATAAAAGAAATAATAATTGGTATACGAAGTAAAACGAGGATTTCTATTTTATATTTGAAAGATGTAGCTTCTGAAGATGTGCTGAAAGAATTGGAAACACGGATTCAAGATATTACGGTTGACGCTGTTGAGAGTACTGGTGAACTTATCGAATTCATTGAAGATAACCCGTACTCACCGTTTCCACAATTTATGTTAACTGAAAGACCCGATGCGGCTGTATCTCATATTCTTCAAGGAAGATTTGTGGTTGTTGTGGATCATTCCCCAAGTGTATTAATTGCTCCGACAAATTTTATATCTTTTTTTCAAGGAATTGATGATTACGGGACACGTTGGTTAGTTGCCTCGTCTATTCGTATACTTCGTTTCTTCGCTTTTATGATTGCTCTATTTTTACCTGCGAGTTATGTTGCGTTTATTTCCTTTAATTTTGAAGTCATTCCTGTAGAACTTTTTTTGTCTATTGCGGAATCAAGAACGCGCGTACCATTTTCTCCAGTTATGGAAGCACTGCTTATGGAAATGACATTGGAAATGATGAGGGAAGGGGCTTTGCGGCTGCCTACTCCGATCGGTCAGACAGTTGGAATTGTAGGCGGGATTATTATTGGGCAAGCGGCTGTTCAGGCGGGAATTGTAAGCAACATTATGATCATTGTTGTTGCTGTTACAGCCATCGCTTCTTTTATTATCCCTAATTATGATATGGGAGCGGCAGTCCGACTTTTACGATTTCCGATGATGCTATCAGCTGCCTTATTTGGAATCGTAGGACTTGTTATCGGGTGGATGACATTAATTGCGCATCTCATCAGTCTTGAATCGCTAGGTACCCCTTACGGAACACCGTTAGCACCGTTTCGCTTTGCAGATATGAAGGATGCTTTTGTACGCTTTCCTTTATGGGCGATGAGAAGTCGTCCTAAGGGTACGGGAGCCATTCAATCTATTCGACAAGGAAAGAACCATAACAAAAGGTGA
- a CDS encoding DUF3870 domain-containing protein produces MRKGTFFMAGHSRLPKGMAVRSVYETLTITIEADHKYHVIIEASCTLATEHGRDFIAQMLRGHSLQDGIEDIIQEISYHYQGKAQNAIISAVKDLYRQYTSYVNGEKPQEEYEETNL; encoded by the coding sequence ATGCGTAAAGGTACTTTTTTCATGGCAGGACACTCAAGACTTCCGAAAGGGATGGCTGTGCGCAGTGTCTATGAAACATTAACAATTACCATAGAGGCAGATCACAAATATCACGTTATTATTGAAGCGTCATGTACCCTTGCTACTGAACATGGAAGAGACTTTATAGCTCAAATGTTAAGAGGACATAGTTTACAAGATGGCATTGAAGATATCATTCAAGAAATCTCGTATCACTATCAAGGAAAAGCGCAAAATGCGATTATTAGTGCGGTAAAAGATTTGTATCGCCAATATACAAGTTATGTAAACGGCGAAAAGCCACAAGAAGAATATGAAGAAACAAATCTATAA
- the glaH gene encoding glutarate dioxygenase GlaH: protein MSVITEKEVKMKFAKKYEGYEIVPHPEHKRLYHIVLDQNLLQQFFAGVKEHSEQSLQYIPYSRFILADQMKKFFGESFMENVRGIIHDRETGGFTIGVQGKTTDAGDYVKFATALTHLIGTPNFDAMTGTYYARFNVKDTDGSDSYLRQAYRLFTLHTDGTFVDEPTDWLLMMKFEEKNAVGGESRLLHLDDWEELDKFRKHPLASVKITYKAPPSKNAQEIVYRETFFDVNNAPCICFIDQFAYPDNIEQATYLKELSHSVENSPATHALKLPVGDLVLLNNLFWMHGRAPFEKNKDLYRELMRQRGCFSK, encoded by the coding sequence ATGTCAGTGATTACAGAGAAAGAAGTGAAGATGAAGTTTGCAAAGAAATATGAGGGGTATGAAATTGTTCCTCATCCAGAACATAAACGTTTGTATCATATTGTGTTAGACCAAAATTTGCTTCAGCAATTTTTCGCAGGGGTAAAAGAACATTCGGAGCAATCCTTACAATATATTCCGTATTCTCGCTTTATCCTTGCTGATCAAATGAAAAAATTCTTTGGTGAATCGTTTATGGAAAATGTTCGTGGTATTATTCATGACCGGGAAACGGGTGGGTTTACAATTGGTGTACAGGGCAAAACGACAGATGCAGGAGACTATGTGAAATTTGCAACGGCATTAACACATTTAATTGGTACACCTAACTTTGATGCAATGACAGGAACGTACTACGCGAGATTTAATGTGAAAGATACAGATGGCAGTGATTCGTATCTTCGCCAAGCATATCGATTATTTACTCTTCATACAGACGGGACATTTGTTGATGAACCGACAGATTGGCTCCTTATGATGAAATTTGAGGAAAAGAATGCAGTAGGAGGCGAATCACGCCTGCTTCATTTAGATGATTGGGAAGAACTTGATAAGTTTCGAAAACATCCACTCGCATCTGTTAAAATCACGTACAAAGCACCTCCGAGTAAAAATGCACAGGAAATCGTATACCGTGAAACATTCTTTGATGTAAACAATGCACCGTGTATTTGTTTTATTGATCAATTCGCTTATCCAGATAATATTGAACAAGCAACATACTTGAAGGAATTATCACACTCTGTGGAGAACTCTCCAGCAACGCATGCATTAAAATTACCAGTTGGAGATCTCGTTTTATTAAACAATCTATTTTGGATGCACGGGCGCGCTCCTTTTGAGAAAAACAAAGATTTATATAGAGAGCTCATGCGCCAGCGCGGTTGTTTTTCTAAATAA
- the lhgO gene encoding L-2-hydroxyglutarate oxidase: MYDFLIIGGGIVGLSTGMALTKKFPHAKIAVIEKEDELAHHQTGHNSGVIHSGIYYKPGSYKAKFAKEGNAAMVKFCKENGIAYDMCGKVIVATEQEEFPLLHNLYERGLQNGLHISKIDKRELAEIEPHVKGLGAIRVPSCGIADYKGVSHTFARFIEESGGEVHLGTKAERIFEHKDFVTIETNNGTFETKFLINCAGLHSDRIAKKTGILTDMKIVPFRGEYYELVPEKRHLVKHLIYPVPNPDFPFLGVHFTRMINGDVHAGPNAVLSFKREGYTKRDFNIKDFMETMTYAGFWKMAMPNMKEGMKEMIRSFSKQSFLKSLQRLIPELTEKDIVPTHAGVRAQAILSNGNMVDDFCIIPGTNSMHICNAPSPAATASLKIGEEIAGKVPDVIVDRVSSDGVFRVKA, from the coding sequence ATGTATGATTTTCTAATTATCGGCGGAGGAATTGTCGGTCTTTCAACTGGAATGGCCTTAACGAAAAAATTTCCTCATGCTAAAATCGCAGTAATCGAAAAAGAGGACGAACTTGCGCATCATCAAACAGGACATAATAGCGGTGTCATTCATTCCGGTATTTATTATAAACCGGGCAGCTATAAAGCGAAATTTGCGAAAGAAGGAAACGCAGCGATGGTTAAGTTCTGCAAAGAAAATGGCATTGCCTATGACATGTGCGGCAAGGTGATCGTCGCGACAGAACAAGAAGAATTCCCTCTTTTACATAACCTATATGAAAGAGGCCTGCAAAATGGGTTACATATTTCGAAAATCGACAAAAGAGAACTAGCGGAAATCGAGCCTCATGTAAAAGGATTAGGAGCCATTCGCGTTCCTTCTTGCGGCATTGCTGATTATAAAGGAGTCAGTCATACATTTGCACGTTTTATAGAAGAGAGCGGAGGAGAAGTACACTTAGGCACAAAAGCAGAACGAATTTTTGAACACAAAGATTTCGTTACAATCGAAACAAACAACGGCACCTTCGAAACAAAATTTCTCATTAACTGCGCTGGACTACATAGTGACCGAATCGCCAAAAAAACAGGAATACTAACAGACATGAAAATCGTCCCGTTCCGAGGCGAATATTACGAACTCGTTCCAGAAAAGCGCCACCTTGTAAAACACTTAATTTACCCTGTTCCCAATCCAGACTTTCCGTTCCTTGGTGTTCACTTTACAAGAATGATAAATGGGGATGTACATGCAGGGCCAAATGCAGTACTAAGTTTCAAGCGCGAAGGCTACACAAAAAGAGACTTTAACATAAAAGACTTCATGGAAACAATGACATACGCCGGCTTTTGGAAAATGGCAATGCCAAACATGAAAGAAGGCATGAAGGAAATGATTCGTTCTTTCAGTAAACAATCCTTTCTCAAAAGCTTGCAGCGCTTAATACCAGAGCTCACAGAAAAAGATATCGTTCCGACTCATGCCGGCGTAAGAGCACAGGCCATTCTATCCAATGGAAACATGGTAGATGATTTCTGTATTATCCCGGGCACAAATTCCATGCATATTTGTAATGCACCATCCCCGGCGGCAACCGCTAGTTTGAAGATTGGAGAAGAGATTGCGGGGAAGGTGCCAGATGTGATTGTGGATCGGGTGAGTTCGGATGGGGTGTTTCGGGTGAAGGCTTAG
- the gabT gene encoding 4-aminobutyrate--2-oxoglutarate transaminase, with amino-acid sequence MLKEKQNIVTTKSNSLHERRNNAVPGGPYNITQLYVQSAKGAIITDVDGNELIDFAGGIGMQNVGHCHPKVVQAIQSQVESSIHSCFHVVPYESYIELAERMNELTPGDFKKKTMFANSGAEAVENAVKIARRATGRSAIVSFERAYHGRTLLTMSLTSKVKPYKHGFGPFASEVYKLPYPYYYRAENGMTQEEVDEQILAYFERFMLEEVASDNIAAIILEPLQGEGGFIVPSATFIQGVRNLCDKYGIVMIADEIQTGFARTGSLFAMDHFGVAPDLMTFSKSIAAGMPLSAVTGKAELMDAPGPGQLGGTFSGSPVACAAALAVLDVIEEEQLVKRARVIGSRMMEVFNSWKEKYECIGDVRGLGAMTAVELVKDRNTKEPATEEVKAIIQETHNKGVITISAGIYGNVLRFLPPLVITDEQLEEGLHILETAIAKLSK; translated from the coding sequence ATGTTAAAAGAAAAGCAAAATATTGTAACGACAAAATCTAATAGTCTACATGAGAGAAGAAACAATGCGGTGCCTGGGGGGCCTTATAATATTACGCAGTTATATGTGCAATCGGCAAAAGGGGCAATCATTACGGACGTAGATGGTAACGAATTAATCGATTTTGCAGGCGGAATTGGTATGCAAAATGTCGGGCATTGTCATCCGAAAGTTGTACAAGCCATTCAAAGCCAAGTGGAATCTTCTATTCATAGCTGTTTTCATGTAGTGCCATATGAAAGTTATATTGAGTTGGCTGAGAGAATGAATGAATTAACGCCAGGAGATTTTAAGAAAAAAACGATGTTCGCTAATAGCGGAGCGGAAGCGGTCGAGAATGCTGTGAAAATCGCGAGAAGAGCGACTGGTCGCAGTGCGATCGTTTCATTTGAGCGTGCTTATCATGGACGTACACTTCTGACAATGTCTCTTACGAGTAAAGTAAAACCTTATAAACATGGATTTGGTCCATTTGCATCAGAGGTATACAAGCTTCCTTATCCGTATTATTACCGCGCGGAAAACGGTATGACGCAAGAAGAGGTAGATGAGCAAATTTTAGCGTATTTCGAACGCTTTATGTTAGAGGAAGTAGCAAGTGATAATATCGCAGCGATTATTTTGGAACCACTTCAAGGTGAAGGTGGATTTATTGTTCCAAGTGCTACGTTTATACAAGGCGTCAGAAACCTTTGTGATAAATATGGAATTGTCATGATTGCTGATGAAATTCAAACAGGATTTGCTCGTACAGGCAGTTTGTTTGCGATGGATCATTTTGGCGTAGCGCCGGATTTAATGACATTTTCAAAATCAATTGCTGCCGGGATGCCGCTTAGCGCAGTAACGGGAAAAGCGGAATTGATGGATGCCCCTGGGCCAGGACAACTGGGTGGTACTTTTTCAGGAAGCCCAGTTGCTTGCGCAGCTGCACTCGCTGTTTTAGATGTAATTGAAGAAGAGCAGTTAGTAAAACGCGCTAGAGTAATCGGCAGTCGTATGATGGAAGTGTTCAATAGCTGGAAGGAAAAATATGAATGTATTGGAGATGTAAGAGGCCTTGGGGCTATGACGGCGGTTGAACTTGTCAAAGATCGCAATACGAAAGAACCAGCAACAGAAGAAGTAAAAGCGATTATACAAGAAACACATAACAAAGGTGTAATCACAATAAGCGCTGGTATTTATGGTAATGTCCTCCGTTTCTTACCACCGCTTGTTATTACAGATGAACAACTGGAGGAAGGGCTTCATATTCTTGAAACGGCAATTGCGAAACTATCAAAATAG
- a CDS encoding YflJ family protein, which produces MYFGTKGWYVAELKKLGVRYLEGKKLESYRAHVLRNLLAAKEEELKEK; this is translated from the coding sequence ATGTATTTTGGAACAAAAGGATGGTACGTAGCGGAACTGAAAAAATTAGGAGTTCGTTATTTGGAAGGAAAAAAATTAGAAAGCTATCGCGCCCATGTTTTACGGAACTTATTAGCAGCCAAGGAAGAAGAACTCAAAGAAAAATAA
- a CDS encoding TRM11 family methyltransferase, with protein MNNHSTTPAFIYTYAFREDERSLCYMEMRSLFGVESHVNILKSKVKIEPSRSPFMKERIEVMYEGDDLANILEQVEQIDLAGATFKVIFVKINDLNESNKIEYGQRRVIEREIGMQIEGEADVHHPERVFGIVPLGGRWYFGEYIESEAVWYHHVKKPRSYSTSLSTRVARAVANIAVPNPDGVKAIDPCCGIGTVLIEALSMGIDIVGRDINPLVVIGSRENIAHFGFEGDVTVGPIADVTTNYDVAIIDMPYNLFTHATPEDQFSILTHARRFAKKVIVVTIETMDHMIKEAGFEITDRCIAKKGTFSREILVCE; from the coding sequence TTGAATAATCACAGCACAACACCGGCATTTATATATACGTATGCATTCCGCGAGGATGAACGATCTTTATGTTATATGGAGATGCGCTCTCTTTTTGGAGTTGAGTCTCATGTTAACATTTTGAAAAGTAAGGTCAAAATTGAGCCGAGCCGAAGTCCGTTTATGAAAGAACGAATCGAAGTGATGTATGAAGGAGATGACCTGGCAAATATTTTAGAACAAGTAGAACAAATTGATTTGGCAGGAGCTACATTCAAAGTTATTTTTGTTAAAATTAATGATCTCAATGAATCGAACAAGATAGAATACGGACAGCGGCGTGTAATTGAGAGAGAAATCGGCATGCAGATTGAAGGGGAAGCGGATGTGCATCATCCAGAGCGTGTATTTGGAATTGTTCCTCTTGGTGGTCGTTGGTATTTTGGAGAATATATTGAAAGTGAAGCTGTTTGGTATCATCACGTGAAAAAACCACGCAGCTATTCTACGTCACTTAGCACACGTGTTGCGAGAGCTGTTGCGAATATCGCTGTGCCAAATCCTGATGGAGTCAAAGCGATTGACCCATGTTGTGGTATAGGAACGGTACTGATAGAGGCACTGTCCATGGGGATTGACATCGTGGGCCGGGATATAAATCCTCTTGTTGTAATTGGATCTAGAGAGAATATTGCGCATTTTGGATTTGAAGGAGACGTAACGGTAGGGCCGATTGCGGATGTCACAACTAATTACGATGTAGCAATTATCGATATGCCGTACAATTTATTTACGCATGCGACACCAGAAGATCAATTCTCAATTCTTACACATGCGCGTCGTTTTGCGAAAAAAGTAATTGTTGTAACCATTGAGACAATGGATCACATGATTAAAGAAGCTGGATTTGAAATTACAGACCGCTGTATAGCTAAAAAAGGGACATTTTCTAGGGAAATTCTTGTTTGTGAATAG
- a CDS encoding DUF3955 domain-containing protein, which translates to MKKYILSLIPFILGICCLLTYNIRSIETAVAADGTLVEPFYLLPIGYLFLAISVISLLVNLLTLIKKVNK; encoded by the coding sequence ATGAAAAAATATATTTTATCTTTAATACCATTTATCTTAGGAATATGCTGTCTACTTACTTACAATATTCGTAGTATCGAAACTGCAGTTGCAGCAGATGGCACTCTTGTAGAACCATTTTATTTATTACCGATAGGTTATTTATTCTTAGCTATCAGTGTAATTAGTCTTCTTGTAAATTTATTAACTCTAATTAAAAAAGTTAATAAATAA
- a CDS encoding aldehyde dehydrogenase family protein, with amino-acid sequence MRFLNYINGQWKEPSTNQYSKNYNPHNGKVLGEFPLSSVDDTQAAIASAKEAFQSWQGLSFHERASYLWKAAAILKERVTEIGQDLTSEEGKTLAEGIGETKRAISILEYYAGEANQPVGEMIPSANPKTMLYSKRVAVGPVGLITPWNFPIAIPVWKMAPALIYGNTVVIKPAEITPKSVYHLVNAFHEAGIPAGVINCVFGKGSVVGTELTGNPDIKAISFTGSNGVGKNIQQTAIASRKKVQLEMGGKNPLVVLKDADVGKAVDITIRGAFMSTGQKCTATSRVIIEDDIYEEFRNELLLRTKALKVGNPLKQDTFMGPCVSENQQQSVLAMIEVGKKEASLLCGGSAPEEDELKRGYYVLPTIFEDVPQDARIAKEEIFGPVICLFKVNNYQEAIHLANDTEYGLSASVCTNNLSLAQQFIDDMEVGMVHVNSETAGAEPQVPFGGMKNSSAGPREQGKTAAEFYTRVKTVYIDQV; translated from the coding sequence ATGAGGTTTTTAAATTATATAAACGGCCAGTGGAAAGAGCCATCTACGAATCAATATTCGAAAAATTATAATCCGCATAACGGAAAAGTGTTAGGAGAATTTCCGTTAAGTTCAGTAGACGATACCCAGGCAGCCATCGCATCCGCAAAAGAAGCGTTTCAAAGCTGGCAAGGGTTATCATTTCATGAGCGGGCAAGTTATTTATGGAAAGCAGCAGCGATTTTAAAAGAACGAGTGACGGAAATCGGTCAAGATTTAACAAGTGAAGAAGGAAAGACACTTGCCGAAGGAATCGGCGAGACGAAGCGAGCAATCAGCATTTTGGAATACTATGCGGGGGAAGCAAATCAGCCGGTAGGGGAAATGATCCCTTCTGCAAATCCGAAAACAATGCTCTATAGTAAGCGCGTCGCGGTTGGGCCAGTCGGACTTATTACACCATGGAATTTCCCAATTGCGATTCCAGTATGGAAAATGGCCCCGGCACTGATTTATGGGAATACGGTTGTCATAAAGCCTGCTGAAATTACGCCAAAATCAGTCTATCACCTTGTGAATGCTTTTCACGAGGCAGGAATTCCCGCTGGAGTGATCAATTGTGTATTTGGGAAAGGTTCAGTCGTTGGGACGGAATTAACAGGAAACCCTGATATAAAGGCGATTTCTTTTACAGGTTCGAATGGCGTCGGAAAAAATATTCAGCAAACGGCGATTGCAAGCAGAAAGAAAGTGCAGTTAGAAATGGGAGGGAAAAACCCATTAGTTGTATTAAAGGATGCTGATGTCGGGAAGGCAGTCGATATTACAATCAGAGGTGCATTTATGTCAACAGGACAAAAATGCACAGCGACCAGCAGAGTGATTATTGAAGATGACATTTATGAGGAATTTCGAAATGAGCTCCTGTTACGTACAAAGGCTCTAAAAGTTGGGAATCCATTAAAACAGGATACATTTATGGGTCCATGTGTATCTGAAAATCAACAGCAATCTGTTTTAGCGATGATTGAAGTAGGAAAGAAAGAAGCTTCTTTACTTTGCGGCGGTAGCGCACCAGAAGAAGATGAGTTAAAACGAGGATATTATGTCCTGCCGACTATTTTTGAAGACGTACCGCAAGATGCGCGAATTGCGAAAGAAGAAATCTTCGGTCCTGTTATTTGTTTGTTTAAGGTGAACAATTATCAAGAAGCGATTCATTTAGCGAATGATACAGAATACGGACTGAGCGCATCTGTTTGTACAAATAATCTCAGCCTAGCCCAGCAGTTTATTGATGATATGGAAGTTGGGATGGTCCATGTCAATTCAGAAACAGCAGGAGCAGAGCCGCAAGTTCCGTTTGGTGGTATGAAAAATTCGAGTGCAGGACCGCGTGAACAAGGAAAAACAGCTGCCGAATTTTATACAAGAGTAAAAACAGTATATATCGATCAAGTATAA
- a CDS encoding amino acid permease: protein MISIGGVIGGGLFVGSGTIIQSTGPAAILSYIIGALMVVLVMRMLGEMAAVNPDSGSFSTYAHKAIGPWAGYTIGWLYWFNWLIIIAIEAVLLGVMINNWYPSIPTWIASLFVIIMMTMTNVYSVKLYGEFEYWLAFIKVVAILAFLVLGTAMIFGLVPNVDRPDLSMISENGGFFPKGIMPVLLSVVFISFSLSGSEVAAIAAGESDNPEKNVIRAINSVVWRLMIFFVGSVSILVIFMPWNNAELLKLPYASLFQMAGIPAAAEIMNGVVFLSLLSVMNSGIYTSSRMLFSLAKKGDAPLVFSKLNSRGTPVWAIYASIVFAFICAMLKFISPDKLFAFLANSSGGVTMLMYMFVAVSHIRLRRKAEREDPGKLKVKMWLFPYLTYATLAMIITIFVAQAFIADMHMQFYMTMLATGIVIAIYFIRDRNKRVPISEDFTMIKDSKVSIEKE, encoded by the coding sequence ATGATTTCAATTGGCGGGGTAATCGGGGGCGGATTATTTGTAGGAAGTGGGACAATTATTCAATCAACAGGCCCAGCTGCCATTTTGTCCTATATTATTGGGGCTTTAATGGTTGTGCTTGTGATGCGGATGCTTGGGGAGATGGCTGCGGTAAATCCTGATAGTGGTTCATTCTCAACATATGCACATAAGGCAATTGGACCTTGGGCAGGGTACACAATCGGTTGGTTATACTGGTTCAATTGGCTCATCATTATCGCAATTGAAGCGGTATTGTTAGGAGTGATGATCAATAATTGGTATCCTTCCATACCAACATGGATCGCGAGTTTGTTCGTGATTATCATGATGACAATGACAAATGTTTATTCAGTGAAGTTATACGGAGAGTTTGAATATTGGTTAGCGTTTATTAAAGTGGTAGCAATTCTTGCATTTTTAGTTTTAGGAACTGCAATGATTTTTGGACTTGTGCCTAATGTAGATAGACCGGATCTTTCAATGATCTCTGAAAACGGGGGCTTTTTTCCAAAAGGAATTATGCCAGTACTACTTAGCGTTGTGTTTATTTCTTTCTCTTTATCGGGGAGTGAAGTAGCAGCGATTGCGGCCGGAGAGTCTGACAATCCAGAGAAGAATGTAATAAGAGCGATTAACAGTGTTGTATGGCGTCTTATGATTTTCTTTGTAGGGTCTGTATCGATTTTGGTTATTTTTATGCCGTGGAACAATGCAGAATTATTGAAATTGCCTTATGCAAGTTTATTTCAGATGGCAGGAATCCCTGCGGCTGCGGAAATCATGAATGGGGTTGTATTTCTGTCGCTCCTTTCGGTTATGAATTCCGGAATATATACGAGTTCTCGTATGTTATTTTCACTTGCGAAAAAAGGAGATGCCCCTCTAGTGTTCTCCAAGTTAAATAGTAGAGGGACACCAGTTTGGGCGATTTATGCAAGTATCGTATTTGCATTCATTTGCGCCATGCTAAAGTTCATATCTCCTGATAAATTATTTGCTTTTTTAGCGAATAGTTCGGGCGGGGTTACGATGCTGATGTATATGTTTGTTGCCGTTTCTCATATTCGGTTAAGAAGAAAAGCTGAAAGAGAAGACCCAGGGAAACTAAAGGTAAAAATGTGGTTGTTCCCGTATCTCACATACGCAACGCTTGCGATGATTATTACGATATTTGTTGCACAAGCGTTTATAGCGGATATGCATATGCAATTTTATATGACGATGTTAGCGACTGGCATCGTAATCGCAATTTATTTTATTAGAGATAGAAATAAGCGAGTACCGATAAGCGAAGATTTTACAATGATAAAAGATTCAAAGGTTAGCATAGAGAAGGAGTAA